In a single window of the Osmerus eperlanus chromosome 2, fOsmEpe2.1, whole genome shotgun sequence genome:
- the ep300b gene encoding histone acetyltransferase p300 isoform X5, with amino-acid sequence MADNVLDSGPPSAKRPKLSSPALSVSASDGNDFGSLFDLEHDLPDELINSSDLGLVNGGDLSQLHTSLGGGVGMGVGGGQDAAAKHKQLSELLRAGAPPQQGATNSPGGGGASMGMMGGMNASPGGPQGQQHPGPQQAGLMQQVGMVGGLNRAAMMGTQKGPNGQPQQGMMGGQVMNGSPRMGYPGNPGMGSNSNMLAETLAGQPMGAGPQAGMRPQQPGALNKMNMMANTGPYGGPYGQAGGQGLGGAGLGPQLQNKAGLPNSLAQFSLDKKTPPGQGMAGMASQQPSGIGGVAVGGAAGVAGAQAGLGAVGTGPGAAPPTADPEKRKLIQQQLVLLLHAHKCQRREQANGEVRQCNLPHCRTMKNVLNHMTHCQAGKSCQVAHCASSRQIISHWKNCTRHDCPVCLPLKNAGDKRNQQSLLSSAGVSLGSLGTVPGGQPSTPNLNPPSQIDPSSIERAYAALGLTYQGNQMPQQPPQGNMANQGLPGQPGMRSLNTMGGNPMGVNGGVQQPNQQSNLLPDAMLHNSMNAQSLMNDSGVGSLGSMPTATPPSAAGMRKSWHEDITQDLRNHLVHKLVQAIFPTPDPAALKDRRMENLVAYARKVEGDMYESANSRAEYYHLLAEKIYKIQKELEEKRRTRLQKQGMMPNQPGMPPTGLPQGPTGMGQPPMATGLPPNGPHAEPSMVRPTGPGQMVNRMQNPAGMNQFGQMGLQSLGQRSTPPLPLGTPLNQMGMAAARMGQPNVGQLQNQYLPPGQFPGSSPGLGAGPVGMNQPGQQGGMAQQNQMSTPPSLPVSSPAAQPGSTATGPGAPPGSLGPPSVGGGPPSNLPPSSNSQPNSHPHCPPIRQNSPSPARSLTPTPHQTPPTLPGSQTPQPHTPNPPQLAPPQQPQQQQPAQQPASQQPQPMGQGMNSEKANQQQQPHGGGASGGPQTGQAQSVPTQNAHVPTQLPRTPLSQKSSLTADGQASTPASVSSTDPSSQLAPPDAPGPAHGESKMGVKQQDEEDAESQGEGKASGKMGKGQADIKTEDKPEIKKEKPSGDGCKGEPMDTSTSTSSTSSSSSSSGTASEDRKPEIKTEPKEEEEGSGSSGTHSSPASAQSKKKIFKPEELRQALMPTLEALYRQDPESLPFRQPVDPQLLGIPDYFDIVKTPMDLSSIKRKLDTGQYQEPWQYVDDIWLMFNNAWLYNRKTSRVYKYCSKLAEVFEQEIDPVMQGMGYCCGRKLEFSPQTLCCYGKQLCTIQRDAAYFSYQNRYHFCEKCFNEIQGESVSLGDDPSQPQTSISKEQFQRKKNDTLDPELLVECNDCGRKMHQICVLHNDTIWPAGFVCDSCLKKANKTRKENKYAAKSKWRLPQTKLGTFLETRVNDYLKRLNHPESGDVTIRVVHVSDKVVEVKPGMKSRFVDSGEMCESFPYRTKALFAFEDIDGADVCFFGMHVQEYGSDCPPPNQRRVYISYLDSVHFFQPRHLRTGVYHEILIGYLEYVKRLGYTTGHIWACPPSEGDDYIFHCHPMDQKIPKPKRLQEWYKKMLDKAVAERIVHDYKDIFKQATEDRLTSAKELPYFEGDFWPNVLEESIKELEQEEEERKREENSTSSESIDATKGDSKNAKKKNSKKTSKNKSSLSRANKKKPGMPNVSNDLSQKLYATMEKHKEVFFVIRLIAAPTANSLPPITDPDPLMACDLMDGRDAFLTLARDKHLEFSSLRRAKWSSMCMLVELHNQSQDRFVYTCNECKHHVETRFHCTVCEDYDLCGTCYNTKGHEHKMEKLGLGLDDESNSQAAAATQSPGDSRRLSIQRCIQSLVHACQCRNANCSLPSCQKMKRVVQHTKGCKRKTNGGCPICKQLIALCCYHAKHCQENKCPVPFCLNIKHKLRQQQLQHRLQQAQMLRRRMASMQRVGQPAGGGGPVGGLPSPGNNGTTAPSTPTSVGTQPPTPQTPTQPSSLPPGPQPGMGPSPGAGPQQGQLQQGQQGGGMPPQHHMHHQFQQQMQQGGGGMMSSPQQQQQQQMMPQVQQQQNQNQAPNPQQLQHPNSLPPYANRPPGSSPLHPQSQGKPGLGPATPPQQQPQATQQQPTPGQVSMPGQQQQPQSGPPPAAVEIAMKIQQVADAQRKMALQRQAAQAAGMMPQHPHHQQPQGQMGMAHPGAVGMVGAQGLPPQAQAAAVAARAHMEQQQQQQQQQGPPGMMVGPGPMQQQAQQANPQAGLPPQAQVQLQQQRVGGPPLQNPQPQWAGQGMPPQPRQAMMNQMGHPGMVAAQQQQQQQQQQQQMQQQQQQQQQQQVQGRNALIGMVQQAGGGVPGGAAVVPGGGNLPQAALQELLRTLRSPSSPLQQQQVLNILRSNPQLMAAFIKQRASKYKGAQGGPGAPGGPGPAGLPGANVMGGQQVNVNAVGGQPGMGHMGQGVNVNMPSMAQLQQVQQQQLQQQQQQQLQQQQQQQQQQQQQQQQQQQQQQQQQRPMLAGLQQVAALQQQQAGNMPGQGPQMANINPKFRELLMRRHLQQQQQQQQQQQQQQQQQQQQQQQQQQQQQQQQQQQQQQQQQQQQQMGNHAQFQQPQPPQGQGYMGQPGMQPPQQGQGPPGGPPPPQVAGGQPGQQQQGYPGTVSQQQAAALQQRLQHQHHLQMQQQQQQQQNAMAGLQAGDGGPGGGVGGPQQQPQPPQGGPQPPSSQALLQQAIHQRLLQQQHLGGGSPAQHSNPMSPQQQMAQSPHPHLQGQALGAGSLSNQVRSPQPSPRPQSQPPHSSPSPRMQPQPSPHHISPQTQTGSPHPGHLNQHHPGMVVPQQQQQQQQQQQAAQQQQNSMDQFGSEQNAMLSQLSGMGGLHGPGGADMLSGNSQDLNHTLDIM; translated from the exons ATGGCCGATAATGTTCTGGACTCCGGCCCGCCTTCAGCCAAGAGGCCTAAACTGTCCTCCCCGGCTCTCTCAGTGTCTGCAAGCGATGGAAACG ATTTCGGTTCACTTTTTGACCTGGAGCACGACCTCCCTGACGAACTCATCAACTCCTCGGACCTTGGCCTGGTCAACGGAGGAGACCTCAGCCAGCTGCACACCAGCCTCGGAGGTGGAGTCGGcatgggagtgggaggaggtcaggacGCTGCGGCCAAACACAAACAGTTGTCGGAGCTTCTCCGAGCCGGAGCACCCCCACAGCAGGGTGCCACCAACAgcccaggaggaggtggggccTCCATGGGTATGATGGGGGGGATGAACGCCTCCCCTGGGGGCCCACAGGGCCAGCAGCACCCTGGGCCCCAACAGGCTGGACTGATGCAGCAGGTGGGCATGGTGGGAGGACTGAACCGGGCAGCCATGATGGGGACCCAGAAGGGCCCCAATGGACAGCCACAGCAAGGCATGATGGGAGGCCAGGTGATGAACGGCTCTCCCAGGATGGGTTACCCCGGCAACCCTGGGATGGGCAGCAACAGTAACATGCTGGCTGAGACCCTGGCAGGGCAGCCGATGGGGGCGGGGCCACAGGCTGGGATGAGGCCACAGCAACCTGGAGCACTGAACAAG ATGAATATGATGGCTAACACTGGCCCCTATGGTGGTCCGTATGGTCAGGCGGGGGGccaggggctgggtggggcagggctgggcccGCAGCTCCAGAACAAAGCAGGGCTGCCCAACAGTCTTGCCCAGTTCAGCCTGGACAAGAAGACGCCTCCAGGACAGGGCATGGCTGGGATG gcctcccagcagccctcaggCATCGGAGGCGTGGCCGTAGGCGGAGCAGCGGGCGTGGCCGGGGCCCAGGCTGGCCTTGGCGCCGTCGGAACGGGCCCGGGGGCGGCGCCCCCCACGGCCGACCCGGAGAAGCGCAAGCTGATCCAGCAGCAGCTGGTGCTGCTCCTCCACGCCCACAAGTGCCAGCGGCGGGAGCAGGCCAACGGGGAGGTGCGCCAGTGCAACCTGCCCCACTGTCGCACCATGAAGAACGTCCTCAACCACATGACCCACTGCCAGGCCGGCAAGTCCTGCCAGG TGGCGCACTGTGCCTCATCCAGACAGATCATCTCCCATTGGAAGAACTGCACGCGACACGACTGTCCTGTCTGCCTTCCGCTAAAGAACGCTGGAGACAAGCGGAACCAGCAGT CCCTCCTAAGTAGTGCAGGGGTAAGCCTGGGCTCCCTCGGAACCGTACCTGGGGGCCAGCCCAGCACCCCCAACTTGAACCCCCCCAGCCAGATCGACCCCAGTTCCATCGAGCGGGCCTACGCAGCCCTGGGCCTCACCTACCAGGGCAACCAGATGCCTCAGCAGCCCCCCCAGGGCAACATGGCCAACCAGGGCCTGCCTGGCCAGCCTGGCATGAGGTCCCTCAACACCATGG GAGGGAACCCCATGGGAGTGAATGGTGGGGTGCAGCAGCCCAACCAACAGTCCAACCTGCTCCCAGACGCCATGCTGCACAACAGCATGAACGcacagag ttTGATGAATGACAGTGGGGTGGGCAGTCTGGGCTCCATGCCCACGGCAACCCCTCCTTCAGCAGCGGGCATGAGGAAGTCCTGGCATGAGGACATCACCCAGGACCTGCGCAACCACCTCGTCCATAAGCT TGTGCAGGCCATCTTCCCCACCCCGGACCCGGCTGCGCTGAAGGACCGGCGCATGGAGAACCTGGTGGCCTACgccaggaaggtggagggggacatGTATGAGTCAGCCAACAGCAGG GCGGAGTACTACCACCTGTTAGCCGAGAAGATCTATAAGAtccagaaggagctggaggagaagaggaggactcggctgcagaagcaggGCATGATGCCCAACCAGCCTGGCATGCCGCCCACAGGCCTGCCTCAGGGGCCCACTGGCATGGGCCAGCCGCCTATGGCTACCGGACTGCCTCCAA ATGGTCCCCATGCTGAGCCCTCCATGGTCCGACCCACTGGTCCTGGTCAGATGGTCAACAGGATGCAGaaccctgcag GGATGAACCAGTTTGGTCAGATGGGACTGCAGTCgttaggtcagaggtcaaccccGCCCCTTCCTCTTGGAACTCCACTAAATCAG ATGGGTATGGCTGCTGCAAGGATGGGCCAGCCCAATGTGGGCCAGCTCCAGAACCAGTACCTCCCTCCTGGACAGTTCCCTGGGTCCAGTCCTGGCCTTGGCGCTGGCCCTGTGGGCATGAACCAGCCTGGTCAGCAAGGAGGCATGGCGCAG CAAAACCAGATGTCCACGCCGCCCTCCCTACCGGTCAGCAGCCCTGCCGCCCAGCCAGGCTCCACGGCCACCGGCCCCGGGGCTCCCCCAGGCTCCCTGGGCCCCCCCAGTGTAGGTGGAGGACCCCCCTCCAACCTGCCCCCATCCTCCAACTCCCAGCCTAACTCCCACCCGCACTGCCCCCCCATCCGACAGAACTCCCCCTCGCCGGCACGCAGCCTCACCCCCACGCCCCACCAGACTCCGCCCACGCTGCCTGGCTCGCAGACGCCGCAGCCGCACACGCCCAACCCCCCCCAGCTTGCACCCCCTCAGCAGCCCCAGCAACAGCAGCCGGCGCAACAGCCTGCCTCGCAGCAGCCGCAGCCAATGGGGCAGGGGATGAACTCTGAGAAGGCcaatcagcagcagcagccacatGGAGGCGGAGCTTCAGGAGGCCCCCAGACGGGGCAGGCTCAGTCTGTGCCTACCCAGAATGCACATGTGCCAACTCAGTTACCACGGACACCG ctGTCTCAGAAGTCGTCCCTGACGGCCGACGGCCAGGCCTCCACACCGGCCTCCGTCAGCAGCACTGacccctcctcccagctggCCCCGCCCGACGCCCCCGGCCCCGCCCACGGCGAGTCCAAGATGGGCGTGAAGCagcaggacgaggaggacgcCGAGTCCCAGGGCGAGGGCAAAGCCTCCGGGAAGATGGGCAAGGGACAGGCCGACATCAAGACGGAGGACAAGCCAGAG ATTAAGAAGGAGAAGCCCTCGGGCGACGGGTGCAAGGGCGAGCCTATGGACACGTCCACCTCGACGTCGTCGACGTCCTCGTCGTCCTCGTCGTCGGGGACGGCCAGCGAGGACAGGAAGCCGGAGATTAAGACGGAGcccaaagaggaagaggaggggtcggGGTCTTCAGGCACGCACAGCTCCCCCGCCAGTGCTCAGAGTAAGAAGAAGA TCTTCAAGCCTGAGGAGCTGCGGCAGGCCCTCATGCCCACCCTGGAGGCTCTGTACCGCCAGGACCCAGAGTCTCTGCCCTTCAGACAGCCGGTGGACCCCCAGTTACTGGGAATACCC GACTACTTTGACATCGTGAAGACCCCCATGGACCTGTCCAGCATCAAGAGGAAGCTGGACACGGGCCAGTACCAGGAGCCCTGGCAGTACGTGGACGACATCTGGCTCATGTTCAACAACGCCTGGCTGTACAACCGCAAGACGTCGCGCGTCTACAAGTACTGCTCCAAGCTGGCCGAGGTGTTCGAGCAGGAGATCGACCCCGTCATGCAGGGCATGGGCTACTGCTGCGGGCGGAAG CTTGAGTTTTCCCCCCAAACTCTATGCTGCTATGGAAAACAGTTATGCACCATCCAACGAGACGCTGCTTATTTTAGCTACCAGAACAG GTACCACTTCTGTGAGAAGTGTTTCAACGAAATCCAGGGCGAGAGCGTGTCGCTAGGAGACGACCCCTCCCAACCTCAGAC gTCCATCAGCAAAGAGCAGTTTCAGAGGAAGAAGAATGACACCCTTGACCCCGAACT gcTTGTGGAATGTAATGACTGCGGTCGTAAAATGCACCAGATTTGTGTCCTTCATAACGACACCATATGGCCGGCAGG cttTGTGTGTGACAGTTGCCTTAAAAAGGCTAATAAGACACGAAAAGAGAACAAGTACGCGGCCAAAAGTAAGTGGA GGCTCCCCCAGACAAAGCTGGGCACCTTCCTGGAGACACGGGTGAACGACTACCTCAAGCGCCTGAACCACCCAGAGTCTGGTGACGTCACCATACGTGTGGTCCACGTCTCCGACAAGGTGGTGGAGGTCAAGCCGGGCATGAAgtccag GTTTGTGGATAGTGGGGAGATGTGCGAGTCCTTCCCCTACAGGACCAAGGCTCTGTTTGCCTTCGAGGACATCGACGGAGCCGACGTCTGCTTCTTTGGCATGCACGTGCAGGAGTACGGCTCGGACTGCCCGCCGCCCAATCAGAGACGGGTTTACATCTCCTATCTGGACAGTGTGCACTTCTTCCAGCCTCGACACCTGCGCACAGGTGTTTACCACGAGATCCTCATAGGCTACCTGGAGTACGTCAAGAGGCTGGG GTATACCACAGGCCACATCTGGGCATGCCCTCCCAGTGAGGGTGACGACTACATTTTCCACTGTCACCCCATGGACCAGAAGATCCCCAAGCCCAAACGACTGCAGGAGTGGTACAAGAAGATGCTGGACAAGGCTGTGGCCGAGCGCATTGTACATGACTacaag GACATCTTCAAGCAGGCGACGGAGGACCGTCTCACCAGCGCCAAGGAGCTGCCATACTTTGAGGGCGACTTCTGGCCCAACGTGCTGGAGGAGAGCATCaaggagctggagcaggaggaggaggagcgcaagagggaggagaacagcACCTCCAGCGAGAGCATCGAT GCCACGAAAGGTGACAGCAAGAATGCCAAAAAGAAGAACAGTAAAAAGACGAGCAAGAACAAGAGCAGTCTGAGCCGAGCCAACAAGAAGAAGCCGGGGATGCCCAACGTGTCCAATGACCTCTCCCAGAAGCTCTACGCCACCATGGAGAAACACAAGGAG GTGTTCTTTGTGATCCGCCTTATCGCTGCCCCCACGGCAAACTCCCTGCCCCCCATCACGGACCCCGACCCCCTGATGGCGTGTGACCTGATGGATGGGCGCGACGCCTTCCTGACGCTGGCGCGGGACAAGCACCTGGAGTTCAGCTCGCTGCGCAGGGCTAAGTGGAGCTCCATGTGCATGCTGGTGGAGCTGCACAACCAGAGCCAGGACCGCTTCGTCTACACCTGCAACGAGTGCAAGCACCACGTGGAGACACGCTTCCACTGCACCGTCtgcgag gaCTATGACCTGTGCGGCACCTGCTACAACACCAAGGGCCACGAGCACAAGATGGAGaagctgggtctgggtctggacgACGAGAGCAACAGCCAGGCCGCCGCTGCCACCCAGAGCCCTGGAGACTCGCGCCGCCTCAGCATTCAGCGCTGCATCCAGTCCCTGGTCCACGCCTGCCAGTGTCGCAACGCCAACTGCTCGCTGCCGTCCTGCCAGAAGATGAAGCGCGTGGTGCAGCACACCAAGGGCTGCAAGCGCAAGACCAACGGTGGCTGCCCCATCTGCAAGCAGCTGATCGCCCTGTGCTGCTACCACGCCAAGCACTGCCAGGAGAACAAGTGCCCTGTGCCCTTCTGCCTCAACATCAAGCACAAGCTgaggcagcagcagctgcagcaccgcctccagcaggcccagatgctgaggaggaggatggccaGCATGCAGAGGGTAGGCCAGCCGGCCGGGGGAGGAGGCCCCGTGGGAGGGCTGccctccccggggaacaacgGTACCAcagcccccagcacccccacctCGGTGGGGACCCAGCCCCCGACGCCCCAGACCCCTACACAGCCCAGCAGTCTACCTCCAGGCCCACAGCCAGGGATGGGCCCCAGCCCCGGGGCCGGGCCCCAACAAGGACAGCTCCAGCAggggcagcagggtggaggcATGCCCCCCCAGCACCACATGCACCACCAGTTCCAGCAGCAGATGCAACAGGGCGGAGGGGGCATGATGAGCTCTcctcagcagcagcaacagcagcagatgATGCCCCAGGTCCAACAGCAGCAAAACCAGAACCAGGCCCCCAACCCTCAGCAGCTACAGCACCCCAACAGCCTGCCCCCCTACGCCAACAGACCCCCagggtcctctcctctccacccccagtcccagGGCAAGCCTGGGCTGGGCCCAGCCACCCCTCCACAGCAGCAGCCCCAGGCCACCCAGCAGCAGCCCACCCCAGGCCAGGTCTCCATGCCTgggcagcaacagcagccccagtCCGGCCCACCTCCGGCAGCCGTGGAAATCGCCATGAAGATCCAACAGGTGGCAGACGCCCAGAGGAAGATGGCACTGCAGAGGCAGGCGGCCCAGGCTGCGGGTATGATGCCCCAGCACCCCCACCACCAACAGCCCCAGGGGCAGATGGGCATGGCTCACCCCGGGGCTGTGGGTATGGTAGGTGCCCAGGGCCTgcccccccaggcccaggctgCAGCAGTGGCGGCCAGGGCTCACAtggagcagcagcaacaacagcagcagcagcaggggcctccagggatgatggtggggcCTGGCCCCATgcagcagcaggcccagcaggctAACCCCCAGGCTGGGCTGCCCCCCCAGGCACAGgtccagctccagcagcagaggGTAGGGGGCccccctctccagaacccccagCCGCAGTGGGCCGGCCAGGGCATGCCGCCCCAGCCAAGGCAGGCCATGATGAACCAGATGGGACATCCAGGCATGGTGGctgcccagcagcagcagcagcaacaacaacaacaacaacaaatgcagcagcagcagcagcaacaacaacaacagcaagtcCAGGGGCGTAATGCGCTCATAGGGATGGTGCAGCAGGCTGGAGGGGGTGTCCCGGGGGGTGCAGCGGTGGTGCCCGGGGGTGGTAACCTGCCCCAAGCGGCACTCCAGGAGCTCCTACGAACCCTTCGCTCCCCCAGCTCGcctctccagcagcagcaggtccTCAACATCCTGCGCTCCAACCCCCAGCTCATGGCTGCCTTCATCAAGCAGAGGGCCTCCAAGTACAAGGGGgcccagggagggccaggggccCCCGGAGGGCCTGGACCTGCAGGGTTACCCGGGGCCAACGTCATGGGCGGCCAGCAGGTGAATGTCAACGCTGTAGGTGGCCAGCCTGGAATGGGTCACATGGGTCAGGGGGTGAACGTCAACATGCCCTCCATGGCTCAGTTACAGCAGGTACAGCAACAGCAGttacagcagcaacaacagcaacaattacaacagcagcaacaacaacaacaacagcagcagcagcagcaacaacaacagcagcaacaacaacaacaacaacagcggcCGATGCTGGCTGGTTTGCAGCAGGTTGCAGCTCTACAGCAGCAGCAAGCAGGAAACATGCCGGGACAAGGCCCTCAGATGGCCAACATCAACCCCAAGTTCAGAGAGTTACTGATGAGAcggcacctacaacaacaacaacaacaacaacaacaacaacaacaacaacaacaacaacagcaacaacagcaacaacagcaacaacagcaacaacagcaacagcagcaacagcagcaacagcagcagcagcagcaacaacaacagatgGGGAACCATGCCCAGTTCcaacagccccagccccctcagGGCCAGGGCTACATGGGCCAGCCTGGGATGCAGCCACCCCAGCAGGGTCAGGGCCCTCCTGggggcccccctcctccccaggtggcTGGAGGTCAGCcaggccagcagcagcagggttACCCAGGGACGGTATCCCAGCAGCAGGCTGCCGCGCTCCAGCAGAGGCTCCAGCACCAGCATCACCTCCagatgcagcagcagcagcaacagcagcagaatGCCATGGCAGGCCTCCAGGCGGGTGACGGGGGGCCCGGTGGGGGTGTAGGAGGCCCCCAGCAGCAGCCGCAGCCCCCCCAGGGAGGCCCCCAGCCACCGTCCTCCCAGGCCCTTCTCCAGCAGGCTATCCACCAGAGgctgctccagcagcagcacctGGGAGGGGgctccccagcccagcacagTAACCCTATGAGCCCACAGCAGCAGATGGCCCAGTCGCCCCACCCCCATCTCCAGGGTCAGGCTCTGGGCGCAGGCTCCCTCAGCAACCAGGTCCGCTCCCCACAACCCTCCCCGCGGCCCCAGTCTCAGCCCCCGCACTCCAGCCCGTCCCCCCGCATGCAGCCCCAGCCTTCCCCCCACCACATTTCCCCTCAAACCCAAACGGGCTCTCCGCACCCGGGCCACCTCAACCAGCATCACCCTGGGATGGTGgtcccacaacaacaacaacaacaacagcagcagcagcaagcggcccagcagcagcagaactCTATGGACCAGTTTGGGTCGGAGCAGAACGCCATGCTGTCCCAGCTTAGTGGGATGGGGGGCCTTCATGGACCCGGGGGGGCTGATATGCTGTCTGGAAACAGCCAGGACCTTAACCACACCTTAGACATCATGTAG